One segment of Methanolinea mesophila DNA contains the following:
- the wecB gene encoding non-hydrolyzing UDP-N-acetylglucosamine 2-epimerase, with the protein MKIVTIVGARPQFIKCAPLSRELRKKHTELLVHTGQHYDLEMSDIFFEELHIPKPDYYLGVGSGSHGKQTGKILAKVEEVLIKEKPELVLVYGDTNSTLAGALAAAKLHIPVAHVEAGLRSFDRTMPEEINRVLTDHISDLLFCPTQTGIDNLAQEGIKSGVHLTGDVMVDALEYNREIAEEKSRILERFALVPGSYLVVTVHRPSNTDNREHMEAILSALGRSGKRVVFPIHPRTRKCLSDYGLLDTLPANIILSESLGYLDMIRLMAHAEKILTDSGGMQKEAYLLNVPCITLRENTEWVETVKDGWNVLVGADYFMILSEIVNIKSSKRKIGVFGTIGASRRIADILNSIKIC; encoded by the coding sequence ATCGTTACAATCGTTGGAGCCCGGCCACAGTTCATCAAGTGTGCCCCGTTGTCCCGCGAATTGCGAAAAAAGCATACCGAACTACTCGTCCATACCGGACAGCATTATGACCTGGAGATGTCCGATATATTCTTCGAGGAACTCCATATTCCGAAGCCCGATTATTACCTTGGAGTGGGATCCGGATCCCATGGGAAGCAGACCGGGAAGATCCTCGCAAAAGTTGAGGAGGTACTAATCAAGGAGAAGCCGGAACTGGTGCTTGTATACGGTGACACGAACTCCACCCTTGCCGGGGCTCTTGCGGCCGCGAAACTCCACATTCCGGTGGCCCATGTGGAGGCCGGGTTACGGAGTTTTGATCGGACAATGCCCGAGGAAATCAACCGGGTATTGACGGACCATATATCCGACCTCCTCTTCTGTCCTACGCAGACGGGGATCGACAATCTTGCTCAGGAAGGTATCAAGAGCGGGGTGCATCTCACCGGAGATGTGATGGTGGACGCCCTGGAGTACAACCGGGAGATTGCTGAAGAAAAGTCCCGCATACTGGAGCGGTTTGCTTTGGTACCTGGGTCCTACCTAGTAGTCACCGTCCATCGGCCGTCAAACACGGACAACCGGGAACACATGGAAGCGATTCTTTCCGCCCTGGGCCGATCGGGGAAACGGGTGGTGTTCCCGATACATCCGAGGACAAGGAAATGCCTTTCGGATTATGGCCTTCTCGATACACTTCCCGCGAACATTATCCTTAGTGAGTCGCTCGGCTACCTGGATATGATCCGTTTAATGGCTCATGCAGAAAAGATACTCACCGATTCCGGCGGAATGCAGAAAGAGGCATATCTGCTTAATGTTCCCTGCATCACCCTTAGGGAAAATACCGAATGGGTCGAGACCGTGAAGGACGGGTGGAATGTCCTAGTTGGAGCAGATTATTTCATGATTTTATCTGAAATCGTTAATATCAAATCGTCAAAAAGAAAAATTGGTGTTTTCGGCACAATCGGAGCAAGCAGGCGGATTGCTGACATTTTAAATTCCATTAAAATCTGTTAG